Proteins encoded in a region of the Dorea longicatena genome:
- the murD gene encoding UDP-N-acetylmuramoyl-L-alanine--D-glutamate ligase, which translates to MEVKGKKVLVFGLGISGIGAGQILERHGAEVIMYDGNQKLTEEKIKKQLGEDSSAKIVIGDFPEEVLENLDMTVLSPGVPTDLPVIEKMREQGITVIGEVELAYQFGKGDVLAITGTNGKTTTTTLLGEIMKNYQEDVFVVGNIGTPYTTAVEKMTDNTITVAEMSSFQLESIVDFRPRVSAILNFTPDHLNRHHTMEAYVNAKKNIAKNQTEDDYCILNYEDRLTREFGEEIKANVLYFSSQRKLEEGIYLEEGNIIYNYGGVKETICHVDELQILGTHNHENVMAACAMAAVYGVPVDVIRESVKAFKGVEHRIEYVTEKKGVTYYNDSKGTNPDAAIKGIQAMKRPTVLIGGGYDKGSEYTEWINSFDGKVKKLILLGDTKEKIAADAEKCGFKDYMFVDSFEEAVLTAAKIAESGEAVLLSPACASWDMFPSYEVRGEKFKEIVNSL; encoded by the coding sequence ATGGAAGTAAAAGGTAAGAAAGTACTTGTGTTTGGTCTTGGAATCAGTGGAATCGGAGCAGGACAGATTCTTGAAAGACATGGTGCAGAAGTAATAATGTACGATGGAAACCAGAAACTGACAGAGGAAAAGATAAAAAAACAACTTGGAGAAGACAGCAGTGCCAAGATCGTGATCGGAGATTTCCCGGAAGAAGTTCTGGAAAATCTTGATATGACAGTATTAAGTCCGGGTGTGCCGACGGATCTTCCTGTGATTGAAAAAATGCGTGAGCAGGGAATTACGGTAATTGGAGAAGTCGAGCTTGCATATCAGTTCGGTAAAGGTGATGTCCTTGCAATTACCGGTACAAATGGTAAAACAACCACAACGACACTTCTGGGAGAGATTATGAAGAACTATCAGGAAGATGTCTTTGTTGTGGGAAATATTGGAACACCATATACAACAGCAGTTGAGAAGATGACAGACAATACAATCACAGTTGCCGAGATGAGCAGTTTCCAGCTGGAGAGCATTGTGGATTTCAGACCGAGAGTAAGTGCAATCCTGAATTTCACACCGGATCATCTGAATCGCCATCATACGATGGAAGCATATGTCAATGCAAAGAAAAATATTGCAAAGAATCAGACAGAAGATGATTATTGCATTTTAAATTATGAGGACAGGCTTACAAGAGAATTTGGAGAAGAAATCAAAGCAAATGTTCTATATTTCAGCAGTCAGCGTAAACTAGAAGAGGGAATCTATCTCGAGGAAGGCAATATTATTTACAATTATGGCGGAGTAAAAGAAACAATCTGTCATGTGGATGAATTGCAGATCCTGGGAACGCATAATCATGAGAATGTTATGGCAGCATGTGCAATGGCAGCAGTTTATGGAGTGCCGGTAGATGTGATACGTGAAAGCGTCAAGGCATTTAAAGGAGTAGAGCATCGTATTGAATATGTAACAGAGAAAAAAGGTGTTACATATTACAATGATTCAAAGGGAACAAATCCGGATGCGGCGATCAAGGGAATTCAGGCAATGAAGCGCCCGACAGTATTGATCGGTGGAGGATATGATAAAGGATCTGAGTATACAGAATGGATTAACAGTTTTGACGGTAAAGTAAAAAAACTGATCCTTCTTGGGGATACAAAAGAGAAGATAGCAGCAGATGCAGAAAAATGTGGATTTAAAGACTATATGTTTGTAGATTCATTTGAGGAAGCAGTTCTTACTGCAGCAAAAATTGCAGAGTCAGGAGAGGCAGTTCTGCTTTCACCTGCATGTGCAAGCTGGGATATGTTCCCGAGTTATGAAGTACGTGGAGAGAAGTTCAAAGAAATTGTAAATTCCTTATAA
- a CDS encoding FtsW/RodA/SpoVE family cell cycle protein: MERSKQRAYDYALVIVLGIIIVTGLVILYSTSAYNGKLKFQDSFYYLKKQIFATLLGIAGMWIIARVDYHVWKKWSVPGYLVSVLLGIAVLLIGDEYNGSKRWLSLGPFSFQPSEFAKVAVILFLTYVIMRNVKSMGKFTTVCKIVVSVLPVVGLVGASNLSTAIIILGIAVVLVFVASPKYGQFAWMIFLGCAFMGIFLAMESYRLERLQIWRHPENYEKGYQTLQGLYAIGSGGLFGKGFGSSIQKLGFVPEAQNDMIFSIICEELGLVGASFVLLLFLILIWRFFVIASHAPDLEGALIASGAMAHMMIQVILNIAVVTNTIPNTGITLPFISYGGTSVMFLLFEMGLVLNVSSLVK, from the coding sequence TTGGAACGATCGAAACAAAGAGCGTATGATTATGCTCTGGTCATCGTACTGGGGATTATTATTGTAACAGGGCTTGTGATTCTTTACAGCACAAGTGCATATAATGGGAAACTCAAATTTCAGGATTCGTTTTACTATCTGAAAAAACAGATATTTGCAACGCTTCTTGGAATAGCAGGTATGTGGATCATCGCCAGAGTGGATTATCATGTCTGGAAAAAATGGTCAGTACCGGGGTATCTGGTATCTGTTCTGCTGGGTATTGCGGTTCTTCTGATTGGTGATGAATATAACGGATCCAAAAGATGGTTATCTTTGGGTCCGTTTTCTTTTCAACCGTCGGAATTTGCAAAAGTTGCGGTTATATTGTTTTTGACGTACGTGATTATGCGAAATGTAAAAAGCATGGGGAAATTTACAACGGTCTGTAAAATAGTTGTAAGTGTTCTGCCGGTTGTAGGACTGGTAGGGGCAAGTAATCTAAGTACAGCAATCATTATTCTTGGAATAGCCGTAGTATTGGTATTTGTTGCAAGCCCAAAATATGGTCAGTTTGCATGGATGATATTTCTTGGCTGTGCATTTATGGGAATATTTCTTGCAATGGAAAGTTATCGTCTGGAACGTCTGCAGATATGGCGGCATCCGGAAAATTATGAAAAGGGTTATCAGACATTGCAAGGTCTGTATGCAATTGGTTCGGGAGGATTGTTTGGAAAAGGATTTGGAAGCAGTATTCAGAAATTGGGATTTGTGCCGGAAGCCCAGAATGATATGATTTTTTCTATCATATGTGAGGAATTAGGTCTGGTAGGTGCATCTTTTGTATTATTATTATTTTTAATCTTAATCTGGCGTTTTTTTGTGATAGCTTCACATGCACCGGATCTGGAGGGTGCATTGATTGCATCCGGGGCAATGGCACATATGATGATACAGGTAATCCTGAACATTGCGGTGGTGACGAATACGATCCCGAATACAGGAATAACACTTCCGTTTATCAGTTATGGAGGAACTTCGGTTATGTTCCTGCTTTTTGAAATGGGGCTTGTGCTGAATGTGTCATCTTTGGTAAAATAA
- the ftsZ gene encoding cell division protein FtsZ, translating to MLEIKTNESEAAAKIIVVGVGGGGNNAVNRMIDEQIAGVEFIAVNTDKQALQLCKAPTLMQIGDKITKGLGAGARPEIGEKAAEESAEEISAALKGADMVFVTCGMGGGTGTGATPVIARIAKEQGALTVGVVTKPFRFESKTRMNNALAGIEKLKESVDTLIVIPNDKLLEIVDRRTTMPEALKKADEVLQQGIQGITDLINVPSLINLDFADVQTVMTDKGIAHIGIGQGRGDDKALEAVKQAVASPLLETTIAGASHVIINVSGDITLMDAADAAEYVQELAGEDANIIFGAMYDDSRADEATITVIATGLHNVGGSASKLKSRLENQGRSSAMPHGQQGHASAYERPTRQNNTMYTQQQTVRTQQAERPVSPRLDFGTTTQRENAGTTARRPIGGTTPTLDTPRTPASKVKEQSIKIPDFFKK from the coding sequence TTGCTAGAAATTAAAACAAACGAATCAGAAGCAGCGGCAAAGATTATTGTTGTTGGAGTAGGTGGAGGCGGTAATAACGCGGTAAACCGAATGATTGATGAGCAGATTGCCGGTGTTGAATTTATAGCGGTCAATACAGATAAACAGGCACTTCAGCTGTGTAAAGCTCCGACACTGATGCAGATCGGTGATAAGATTACCAAAGGTCTGGGAGCCGGTGCAAGACCGGAGATCGGTGAGAAAGCAGCAGAAGAAAGTGCAGAAGAAATATCAGCAGCACTGAAAGGTGCCGACATGGTATTCGTAACATGCGGTATGGGCGGTGGTACCGGAACAGGTGCTACACCAGTGATTGCACGTATTGCAAAAGAACAGGGAGCATTAACCGTAGGTGTTGTAACAAAACCGTTCCGTTTTGAGTCTAAGACACGTATGAACAATGCCCTTGCGGGAATTGAAAAATTAAAAGAAAGTGTGGATACACTGATCGTAATTCCAAATGATAAACTGCTGGAGATTGTTGACAGACGCACAACAATGCCGGAAGCTTTAAAGAAAGCTGACGAAGTATTACAGCAGGGTATTCAGGGAATCACAGACCTGATTAATGTACCTTCACTGATCAACCTTGACTTCGCAGATGTACAGACTGTTATGACAGATAAAGGTATTGCCCATATCGGTATCGGTCAGGGACGCGGTGATGATAAGGCTCTGGAGGCTGTGAAACAGGCGGTTGCCAGTCCTCTTCTGGAGACAACGATTGCAGGAGCCTCACATGTTATCATCAATGTATCCGGAGATATCACACTTATGGATGCAGCTGATGCGGCAGAATATGTACAGGAACTTGCAGGAGAAGATGCAAATATCATCTTTGGTGCTATGTACGATGATTCCAGAGCAGATGAAGCAACAATCACTGTAATTGCTACAGGACTTCACAATGTTGGAGGAAGTGCTTCAAAGTTAAAATCAAGACTGGAGAATCAGGGCAGATCTTCGGCTATGCCACATGGTCAGCAGGGACATGCATCCGCATATGAAAGACCGACACGTCAGAATAATACGATGTATACGCAGCAGCAGACTGTACGTACACAGCAGGCTGAACGTCCGGTTTCACCAAGACTTGATTTTGGAACAACAACACAGAGAGAAAATGCTGGAACAACTGCAAGAAGACCGATTGGTGGAACAACTCCTACATTGGATACACCAAGAACACCGGCAAGTAAAGTGAAAGAGCAGTCAATCAAAATTCCAGATTTCTTTAAAAAATAA
- a CDS encoding sigma-E processing peptidase SpoIIGA, translated as MYYELYVDVFFLMNFTMDTILLALLKKALARPVRYGRIIAGGVLGAVLTCVVVIWPCKTTWAKFIVFHGVINVLMLRTGLGLKWGRELFRGWVILYIESFLLGGVLQFAGQYLRQGSVFFALAVISYYVVLGIWKIILLFSEKGNRYCEVVVFFGERNCRLRALIDTGNTLKDTVSKDPVSVMDQASVKRLTEGKQPERFRYIPYHSIGKKEGVMPAFRMDKIQIIRDGYRINVEHPLVAVCEEELGSENYQMIINPDILAGGKKNGDKSSSSTSV; from the coding sequence GTGTACTATGAATTATATGTAGATGTGTTCTTTTTGATGAACTTTACGATGGATACAATTCTTTTGGCTTTACTAAAGAAGGCATTGGCACGTCCGGTGAGATATGGCCGCATAATAGCGGGAGGCGTACTGGGAGCAGTATTGACCTGTGTTGTTGTGATATGGCCGTGTAAGACAACTTGGGCGAAATTTATAGTATTTCATGGCGTCATTAATGTATTGATGCTAAGAACCGGTCTGGGATTAAAATGGGGCCGGGAATTGTTCAGAGGATGGGTAATTTTATATATAGAGTCTTTTCTTTTAGGGGGAGTATTACAGTTTGCGGGACAGTATCTGCGGCAGGGAAGTGTATTCTTTGCATTGGCAGTCATCAGTTATTATGTGGTGTTGGGAATCTGGAAGATCATTTTATTGTTTTCGGAGAAAGGAAATCGTTACTGTGAAGTGGTGGTGTTTTTCGGAGAACGAAATTGCAGACTGAGAGCCCTTATAGATACAGGAAATACATTGAAGGATACAGTGAGTAAAGATCCGGTCAGTGTTATGGATCAGGCATCTGTAAAGAGATTGACAGAAGGAAAGCAACCGGAACGATTCAGATATATTCCATATCATTCCATCGGGAAAAAAGAGGGAGTTATGCCTGCATTTCGCATGGATAAGATACAGATCATACGGGATGGATACAGGATAAATGTAGAACATCCATTAGTGGCGGTATGTGAAGAAGAATTAGGGTCAGAAAATTATCAGATGATCATAAATCCAGATATATTGGCAGGAGGAAAGAAAAATGGTGATAAAAGTAGCAGTTCCACATCAGTTTAA
- the sigE gene encoding RNA polymerase sporulation sigma factor SigE, with amino-acid sequence MVIKVAVPHQFKLKVIPDLKTLFFVDRKDIHYIGGSDILPAPLEAAAEKKAIKDLGTEKDENARKILIEHNLRLVVYIAKKFDNTGVGVEDLISIGTIGLIKAINTFNPDKNIKLATYASRCIENEILMYLRRNNKTRMEVSIDEPLNVDWDGNELLLSDILGTEEDAIYKDLENEAEKKVLIRAIGRLSGREQMIIRMRFGLGTEDGEEKTQKEVADMLGISQSYISRLEKKIMQRLRREMVKYS; translated from the coding sequence ATGGTGATAAAAGTAGCAGTTCCACATCAGTTTAAATTGAAAGTAATTCCGGATTTGAAGACACTCTTTTTTGTGGACAGAAAAGACATTCATTACATAGGCGGATCGGATATTCTGCCTGCACCTTTAGAGGCGGCGGCAGAAAAGAAAGCAATCAAAGACCTTGGGACAGAAAAAGATGAAAATGCAAGGAAAATACTGATTGAACATAATTTGCGCCTGGTGGTATATATAGCAAAGAAATTTGACAATACAGGAGTGGGGGTAGAGGATCTGATATCCATAGGAACGATTGGTCTTATAAAAGCAATTAATACATTTAATCCTGATAAAAATATCAAACTTGCAACCTATGCATCCAGATGTATTGAAAATGAGATATTAATGTATTTGCGGAGAAATAATAAAACGAGAATGGAAGTATCGATAGATGAACCGCTGAATGTAGACTGGGATGGTAATGAGCTGTTGTTATCAGATATCCTGGGGACGGAAGAAGATGCGATTTATAAGGATTTAGAGAATGAAGCAGAAAAGAAGGTGCTCATCAGAGCTATTGGACGTCTGTCTGGAAGAGAGCAGATGATCATAAGAATGAGATTTGGACTTGGAACGGAGGATGGAGAAGAAAAGACTCAGAAAGAAGTAGCGGATATGCTGGGGATTTCCCAGTCCTATATATCCAGACTGGAGAAAAAGATTATGCAAAGATTGCGTCGGGAGATGGTGAAGTATTCATGA
- a CDS encoding MBL fold metallo-hydrolase RNA specificity domain-containing protein: MRLSFFGAAHEVTGSCHLLEACGKNILIDCGMEQGPDLYENQELPVTPGEVDYILLTHAHIDHSGNIPLLVKKGFSGEIITTFATADLCDIMLRDSAHIQEFEAEWRNRKARRSGEPEYEPIYTVADADAATKLLAPVDYGQKITLCDGIEVRFNDVGHLLGSASIEVWVTEGEVSKKIVFSGDVGNKNQPIIKDPQLVKEADYVVIESTYGDRTHGEDIPDYVGEFTRILRETFQKGGNVVIPSFAVGRTQEILYFIREIKEKNLLPEFPGFEVYVDSPLAIEATNVFNKNVKGCFDEDAMALVNQGINPLLFQGLKTTITSDESRQINFDTKPKVILSASGMCEAGRIRHHLKHNLWRPECTICFVGYQAVGTLGRKLIEGAQSVKLFGENITVNAKIEVLRGISGHADMNGLLDWLAGFEKVPDRVMVVHGEDTVTDHFAALVEEQFGCPAFAPYSGGSVDLATNEIITIGQKIPKKAEEKPNKIKSASAFNRLVAAAKRLLNVVYKNEGIANKDMAKFETQIQNLADKWDR, from the coding sequence ATGAGACTTAGCTTTTTTGGAGCAGCCCATGAAGTGACTGGAAGCTGCCATCTTCTTGAAGCGTGTGGAAAGAATATTCTGATTGACTGTGGAATGGAACAAGGACCGGATCTTTATGAGAATCAGGAACTTCCTGTTACACCGGGAGAGGTAGATTACATTCTTCTGACACATGCACATATCGATCATTCGGGAAATATTCCGTTATTGGTTAAAAAGGGATTTTCCGGAGAGATCATTACAACATTTGCAACGGCAGATTTGTGCGATATCATGTTGCGTGACAGTGCCCATATTCAGGAATTTGAGGCGGAATGGAGAAACCGGAAGGCAAGACGAAGCGGGGAACCGGAATACGAACCGATTTATACGGTTGCAGATGCAGATGCGGCGACCAAGCTTCTGGCACCTGTGGATTACGGTCAGAAAATTACATTGTGTGACGGAATAGAAGTCAGATTTAATGATGTAGGGCATCTTCTGGGATCCGCAAGTATTGAAGTGTGGGTAACAGAAGGAGAAGTTTCTAAAAAGATCGTATTTTCCGGAGATGTGGGTAACAAGAATCAACCGATCATCAAAGATCCGCAGCTGGTAAAAGAAGCAGATTATGTAGTGATCGAATCTACATATGGAGACCGGACACATGGAGAGGATATTCCGGATTATGTCGGCGAATTTACAAGAATTTTACGGGAAACATTCCAAAAAGGAGGCAATGTAGTAATCCCATCGTTTGCGGTAGGACGTACGCAGGAAATCCTGTATTTTATCAGAGAGATAAAAGAAAAGAATCTGCTTCCGGAATTCCCGGGATTTGAAGTGTATGTAGACAGTCCGCTGGCAATTGAAGCGACCAATGTGTTTAATAAAAATGTCAAAGGATGCTTTGATGAAGACGCAATGGCGCTTGTCAATCAGGGAATTAACCCACTGTTGTTCCAAGGACTCAAGACAACGATTACCAGTGATGAATCCAGACAGATTAATTTTGATACGAAACCTAAAGTAATCCTGTCTGCATCCGGTATGTGTGAGGCCGGACGTATCAGGCATCACTTGAAACATAATCTGTGGCGGCCGGAATGTACCATCTGTTTTGTTGGATATCAGGCAGTGGGAACGCTTGGAAGAAAGCTGATCGAAGGTGCACAGAGTGTGAAATTATTTGGTGAGAACATCACGGTCAACGCAAAGATAGAAGTGTTAAGGGGAATCAGCGGACATGCAGATATGAATGGACTGTTAGACTGGCTCGCAGGATTTGAAAAGGTACCGGACCGTGTGATGGTTGTACATGGTGAGGATACAGTGACGGATCATTTTGCTGCGCTTGTAGAAGAGCAATTTGGCTGCCCGGCATTTGCACCGTATTCCGGAGGTTCCGTAGATCTTGCGACAAATGAGATCATTACCATTGGTCAGAAGATTCCGAAGAAGGCAGAAGAAAAGCCGAATAAGATTAAAAGTGCATCTGCATTTAACCGTCTGGTGGCAGCAGCCAAACGTCTGTTAAATGTAGTATATAAGAACGAAGGAATTGCCAATAAAGATATGGCAAAATTTGAAACACAGATCCAAAATCTGGCAGACAAATGGGACAGATAA
- the sigG gene encoding RNA polymerase sporulation sigma factor SigG, whose protein sequence is MAQGKVEICGVNTAKLPILNEKEKEALFVRIKAGDQEAKEEYIKGNLRLVLSVIRRFGASGENPDDLFQIGCIGLIKAINNFNTELEVKFSTYAVPMIIGEIRRYMRDNNSIRVSRSLRDTAYKAIYAKENYMKKNQKEPTVQEIAEEIGISKEDIVFALDAIQVPMSLQEPVYNDGGDALYVMDQLSDQTNKEEKWIEDLSLEEAMKHLGERERYIIKLRFFQGKTQMEVADEIQISQAQVSRLEKNALKTMRQYLI, encoded by the coding sequence ATGGCACAGGGAAAAGTAGAAATATGTGGTGTGAATACAGCAAAGCTTCCGATCCTGAATGAAAAGGAGAAGGAAGCTTTGTTTGTGCGTATTAAAGCGGGAGATCAGGAAGCGAAAGAAGAATATATCAAAGGTAATCTAAGACTTGTCTTAAGTGTAATAAGGAGGTTCGGTGCAAGTGGAGAGAATCCGGATGATCTGTTCCAGATTGGCTGTATTGGCCTTATTAAAGCAATCAATAATTTTAATACAGAATTAGAGGTAAAATTTTCCACTTATGCAGTACCTATGATTATCGGAGAAATCAGAAGGTACATGAGAGATAATAATTCCATAAGAGTCAGCCGGTCACTCAGAGACACTGCATACAAGGCAATTTATGCTAAGGAAAACTATATGAAGAAGAATCAGAAAGAGCCTACAGTACAGGAAATCGCTGAGGAGATCGGAATATCCAAAGAAGATATTGTATTTGCACTGGATGCAATCCAGGTACCTATGAGCCTTCAGGAACCGGTGTACAATGATGGAGGAGATGCACTCTATGTAATGGATCAGTTAAGTGATCAGACGAATAAAGAAGAAAAGTGGATAGAAGATTTATCATTGGAAGAAGCAATGAAACATCTGGGAGAGAGGGAACGGTATATTATAAAGCTTCGGTTTTTTCAGGGAAAAACACAGATGGAGGTTGCAGATGAAATACAGATATCACAGGCTCAGGTGAGCAGACTTGAAAAGAATGCGTTGAAAACAATGCGCCAGTACCTTATCTAA
- a CDS encoding HAD family hydrolase, with translation MKACIFDLDGTLTNTLESMTYSVNLTLKEMGLSQITKDQCRMFVGNGARVLIEESLKVSGDPKASRIEEGMKIYGRIFDQNCIYHVTLYEGIPEMLKALKDRGIHLAVLSNKPDRQTVKVVKEIFGDNIFDYAQGQKDGIRRKPEPDGVWYLMEQMQVSKEECLYIGDSEVDAATGKNAGLKTIGVLWGFRDRKTLETAGADHLIERPEELLQFV, from the coding sequence ATGAAAGCTTGTATATTTGACCTAGATGGAACATTAACAAATACATTGGAATCTATGACATATTCTGTGAATCTGACACTGAAGGAGATGGGGCTCTCCCAGATCACAAAGGATCAGTGCAGAATGTTTGTCGGAAACGGAGCAAGAGTTCTGATCGAAGAATCTCTGAAAGTGTCGGGGGATCCTAAGGCTTCAAGAATTGAAGAAGGAATGAAAATTTACGGACGTATATTTGATCAGAATTGTATATATCATGTAACACTTTACGAGGGGATTCCGGAGATGTTAAAAGCATTGAAAGACAGAGGAATCCATCTGGCAGTCCTTTCGAATAAGCCGGACCGTCAGACGGTAAAGGTTGTAAAAGAAATCTTTGGAGATAACATTTTTGACTATGCACAGGGACAAAAAGACGGCATCCGCAGAAAACCAGAACCGGACGGAGTCTGGTATCTGATGGAGCAGATGCAGGTATCGAAAGAAGAATGTCTGTATATCGGAGATTCGGAAGTCGATGCGGCAACCGGAAAGAATGCAGGCCTTAAGACAATAGGTGTGCTGTGGGGATTCCGGGACAGGAAAACGTTAGAAACTGCGGGAGCAGATCATCTGATCGAAAGACCGGAAGAACTGTTGCAGTTTGTGTAA
- the pth gene encoding aminoacyl-tRNA hydrolase has product MFIIAGLGNPTLQYEGTRHNVGFDVIDMLADRYNISVDGRKGRALVGKGIIEGQKVLLVKPQTYMNLSGESLRELVNYYKIDEEHELLVIYDDISLDVGQLRIRKKGSAGGHNGIKNIIANLGTDVFPRIKIGVGEKPKKYDLADYVLGHFSKEDRELMEEGYDRADHAVGMILNGEIEAAMNQYNRKVKPKEA; this is encoded by the coding sequence ATGTTTATTATTGCAGGACTTGGGAATCCTACACTTCAGTATGAAGGAACCAGACACAATGTAGGATTTGATGTCATAGATATGCTGGCGGACAGATATAATATTTCTGTAGATGGAAGAAAAGGAAGAGCGCTGGTCGGAAAGGGAATCATTGAGGGTCAGAAAGTGCTTCTGGTAAAACCGCAGACTTACATGAATCTCAGCGGGGAAAGCTTAAGAGAACTGGTCAATTATTATAAGATCGATGAAGAACATGAACTTCTGGTGATCTATGATGATATCAGTTTGGATGTGGGACAGCTAAGGATCCGTAAAAAAGGAAGTGCCGGAGGGCATAACGGAATCAAGAATATCATTGCCAATCTGGGAACGGATGTATTTCCGAGAATCAAGATCGGGGTAGGTGAGAAGCCGAAGAAATATGACCTGGCGGATTATGTGCTGGGACATTTTTCAAAAGAAGACCGTGAATTGATGGAAGAAGGTTATGACCGCGCAGACCATGCGGTGGGAATGATCTTAAATGGAGAGATCGAGGCTGCCATGAATCAGTATAACAGGAAAGTAAAGCCTAAGGAGGCATAA